The following proteins come from a genomic window of Aspergillus luchuensis IFO 4308 DNA, chromosome 3, nearly complete sequence:
- a CDS encoding uncharacterized protein (COG:S;~EggNog:ENOG410PKYW;~InterPro:IPR023213,IPR003480;~PFAM:PF02458;~antiSMASH:Cluster_3.3;~go_function: GO:0016747 - transferase activity, transferring acyl groups other than amino-acyl groups [Evidence IEA]), whose amino-acid sequence MMEFFSNFSRARPATVPTDKVVPLRYWDDLDYLRRLCHDFTFRFDDVLDASKLDAALARMTEIGDWNQLGARLRLNDQNRLEYHIPAEYTKARPAYNFTTTEYGLRISEHELGRQLPKSGQDQSVLSPSPAVFAPIVRHADSPRKLADWIYTDRPQLHIHVSVFQDATLVTVSYVHTLFDAIARSTFFNAWISVLRGREDEVPPFIPFEHDPLRTLGTEAPVKPYSNYDRALSGLSLVIFGLRYLWELFWYQQEEEHPIRLPRRCVERLKESARKELAAMSPDNENKAPFLSEGDVVMAWWVRTIVTALNPAPDRTIMVMNVFNVWALFEEWFPTGGAGFIGNAFFYSYTLLVAGQVIQDASLAYVASKNRKALMEHRTKEQVQAMTSMQRASFTRTPPVVGDANLLFMACTNQHKARYFELDFSAAVVAPGVPLSERPHALGRPSYINDIETCQGYPTRNVVRIIGKDAAGDYWLLFKTRPGAWAVIHRQLVALLKLDEKE is encoded by the exons ATGATGGAGTTCTTTTCAAACTTCAGCCGGGCCCGGCCAGCAACTGTGCCCACTGACAAGGTTGTCCCTCTACGGTACTGGGATGACCTGGACTATCTCCGTCGACTCTGCCATGACTTCACCTTCCGTTTTGACGACGTACTGGACGCCTCCAAGCTCGATGCTGCTCTGGCACGTATGACGGAGATTGGAGACTGGAACCAATTGGGAGCTCGTCTGCGCCTGAAT GACCAAAATCGCCTCGAATACCACATTCCCGCTGAGTATACCAAAGCGCGGCCCGCATacaacttcaccaccaccgagtATGGGTTGCGCATCTCCGAGCACGAACTCGGTAGACAGCTACCAAAATCAGGCCAAGATCAATCGGTTCTCTCGCCTTCGCCTGCTGTCTTCGCTCCCATTGTCCGCCATGCGGATAGTCCTCGTAAGCTGGCTGACTGGATATACACCGACCGGCCACAACTTCATATCCATGTTTCTGTCTTCCAGGACGCGACTCTTGTGACGGTCAGCTATGTTCATACTCTGTTCGATGCTATTGCGAGGTCAACTTTCTTCAACGCGTGGATATCTGTTCTGCGGGGTCGAGAAGACGAAGTACCGCCTTTCATCCCTTTCGAACATGATCCTCTGCGCACACTGGGTACAGAAGCCCCGGTAAAGCCCTATAGTAACTATGATCGCGCTCTTAGCGGACTTAGCCTTGTGATATTTGGGCTGCGGTATCTATGGGAGCTGTTCTGGTATcagcaagaagaggaacatCCCATTCGCCTACCAAGACGATGCGTGGAACGGCTGAAGGAATCCGCTCGTAAGGAGCTTGCTGCAATGAGCCCTGATAACGAGAATAAAGCGCCCTTTCTGAGTGAAGGTGACGTTGTAATGGCGTGGTGGGTGAGGACTATTGTCACAGCTCTGAATCCGGCGCCAGATCGAACCATCATGGTCATGAACGTTTTCAACGTATGGGCGCTTTTCGAGGAATGGTTCCCAACTGGCGGCGCGGGATTCATTGGTAACGCCTTTTTCTATTCCTACACGCTGCTAGTTGCAGGCCAGGTTATTCAGGATGCTAGCCTCGCATATGTGGCGTCCAAAAACCGTAAAGCCCTCATGGAGCACCGGACAAAGGAACAAGTTCAAGCCATGACATCCATGCAGAGGGCATCGTTCACTCGAACACCACCAGTTGTCGGAGATGCCAATTTGCTATTTATGGCATGCACGAATCAGCACAAGGCCAGGTATTTCGAGCTGGACTTTTCGGCTGCCGTGGTGGCCCCGGGAGTGCCTCTGAGCGAACGGCCACATGCTCTAGGTAGACCGTCGTATATCAACGACATTGAGACTTGTCAGGGGTACCCAACCCGGAACGTAGTCAGAATTATTGGGAAGGATGCTGCGGGTGACTATTGGCTTTTGTTCAAGACTCGACCGGGCGCGTGGGCAGTTATTCATAGACAGTTGGTAGCGTTGCTGAAGCTGGATGAGAAAGAATGA
- a CDS encoding uncharacterized protein (COG:I;~EggNog:ENOG410PGP1;~InterPro:IPR018333,IPR008930,IPR032696,IPR032697;~PFAM:PF13249,PF00432;~antiSMASH:Cluster_3.3;~go_component: GO:0005811 - lipid droplet [Evidence IEA];~go_function: GO:0000250 - lanosterol synthase activity [Evidence IEA];~go_function: GO:0016866 - intramolecular transferase activity [Evidence IEA];~go_function: GO:0042300 - beta-amyrin synthase activity [Evidence IEA];~go_process: GO:0016104 - triterpenoid biosynthetic process [Evidence IEA]), translated as MMTSRREGHEEWVISGKEQLTSDVERTLKLANDYALGSIRSDGHWCGELRSNVTITAEYIFLRHALGLDLRADNAAYCNYILSQQNCDGSWGLAPEYPGDVSTTTEAFLALKLLGASPDMPVMQQARAFVLKAGGAEKVRVFTRIFLATFGLFPWDAVPQLPVELILLPSSCPINMYTLASWARGTIAPLLIICHHRPVYALPEDYLDELWLNPTDKNVPYGSPLRDLLCQGDITGLAFSVVDNLLYYLNGLRSVPLLRSYARRKCLQWILERQEPTGDWAGIFPPMHASIYAFVLEGYELDDPPVRLGIQALENFAWEDEKGKRIQACVSPVWDTALMSIGLCDAMSPDKHVLQQAITWIRNRQLLKPCGDWRIYRPKLAPGGFSFEYENSHYPDVDDTAAIILAQLKQDPQSVASDSVIAAATWILGMLNPDGGWAAFDVENDKLFLNKIPFSDMDSLCDTSCADITGRILEAFGLMMRRESKRPILSQCYGMHALGGSHTLHPHKRPTEPGSDDGVVITSMERLMHCADWPTTWKMTSESVG; from the coding sequence ATGATGACCtcgagaagagaagggcaCGAAGAATGGGTAATATCTGGGAAAGAGCAACTTACTTCCGATGTAGAGCGAACTCTGAAGCTTGCCAACGATTATGCTCTTGGTTCGATACGCTCCGATGGGCATTGGTGCGGGGAGTTGAGATCCAATGTCACTATCACGGCCGAATACATCTTCCTTCGACACGCTTTGGGTCTAGACTTGAGAGCCGATAATGCGGCTTACTGCAACTATATACTATCACAGCAAAACTGCGATGGCTCATGGGGCCTAGCACCTGAGTATCCAGGCGATGTATCGACCACGACTGAAGCCTTCTTAGCACTCAAGTTGCTGGGGGCGAGTCCGGACATGCCGGTCATGCAACAAGCCCGTGCATTTGTTCTCAAAGCGGGCGGTGCTGAGAAAGTTCGCGTTTTCACTCGCATCTTCCTGGCAACTTTCGGATTGTTCCCATGGGATGCAGTGCCCCAGCTGCCCGTGGAGCTAATTCTTCTGCCTTCCAGTTGTCCAATCAACATGTACACTTTAGCGTCCTGGGCCCGAGGAACCATTGCCCCGCTGCTGATTATCTGCCACCATCGGCCCGTGTACGCGCTACCGGAGGACTACCTAGATGAGCTATGGCTCAATCCGACGGACAAAAATGTGCCGTATGGCTCCCCGCTCCGGGATCTGCTGTGCCAGGGAGACATTACTGGACTTGCATTTAGTGTCGTGGATAACTTGCTTTACTACCTGAATGGTCTCCGTTCCGTCCCTTTGCTCCGATCATACGCCCGACGAAAATGCCTACAGTGGATCCTCGAGCGCCAGGAGCCCACTGGTGACTGGGCTGGGATCTTTCCTCCGATGCATGCCAGTATTTATGCGTTCGTGCTGGAGGGCTACGAGCTGGATGACCCTCCAGTCCGCCTTGGAATTCAAGCATTGGAAAACTTTGCTTGGGAAGACGAAAAGGGCAAACGAATCCAAGCATGTGTTTCTCCCGTGTGGGACACAGCTCTGATGTCGATCGGGCTCTGCGATGCCATGTCGCCCGATAAGCACGTTCTCCAGCAGGCCATCACTTGGATCCGGAATCGCCAATTGCTGAAGCCCTGCGGGGACTGGCGGATCTACCGCCCTAAGCTAGCCCCCGGAGGGTTTAGCTTCGAGTACGAGAATAGCCACTACCCCGATGTGGACGACACCGcggccatcatcctggcTCAGTTGAAGCAGGATCCCCAATCTGTCGCTTCGGACTCTGTGATTGCAGCTGCAACATGGATCCTAGGCATGCTGAACCCTGATGGCGGCTGGGCCGCCTTTGACGTTGAGAATGACAAGCTGTTCCTCAATAAAATTCCCTTCAGTGATATGGACAGCTTGTGTGACACCTCCTGTGCCGATATTACTGGGCGGATTCTGGAAGCCTTcggattgatgatgaggcgTGAATCGAAAAGGCCCATCCTTTCTCAATGTTACGGCATGCATGCACTCGGGGGATCACATACCTTGCATCCACACAAGAGGCCAACGGAGCCTGGTTCGGACGATGGGGTTGTAATTACGTCTATGGAACGTCTCATGCACTGTGCGGATTGGCCTACTACATGGAAGATGACAAGCGAGTCAGTGGGCTAG
- a CDS encoding putative mannosylphosphate transferase (Mnn4) (COG:S;~EggNog:ENOG410PHG2;~InterPro:IPR009644,IPR007074;~SECRETED:SignalP(1-21)), protein MNPRGLLAVLTCAIWSAVATARPSPAEQSNHGSFINRNDPDPLWQKYGLNKSDEFKYFHEPGRDDTLGHYDSRFFQGEPVPDAERSITLTHMIRAYLNFFEDNGLETWIAHGTLLGWWWNGKIMPWDWDIDTQVMDTTLFHLADHFNQTVVQYTTTDPDVERRYLLDINPWARQRDRGMGLNIIDARWIDITTGLYIDITGLSRLTAEKPTEWECKNGHKYQTHDIYPLRRSTFEGVPAKVPFRYDGVLTEEYTKKALTQTQFHNHTWDPELEEWVLDVPATMDDRQYE, encoded by the exons ATGAACCCTCGGGGCCTGCTGGCCGTCCTCACCTGCGCGATCTGGTCAGCGGTGGCCACAGCACGCCCCAGCCCCGCAGAGCAGAGCAATCACGGCAGTTTCATCAACCGCAATGACCCAGACCCGCTGTGGCAGAAGTACGGGCTGAACAAGTCAGACGAATTCAAATACTTCCATGAGCCCGGTCGTGACGATACCCTGGGCCACTATGACTCGCGGTTTTTCCAAGGGGAGCCGGTTCCGGACGCGGAGCGATCTATCACATTGACACATATGATCCGAGCATATCTGAACTTCTTCGAGGATAATGGACTGGAAACATGGATTGCGCATGGAACAttgctgggatggtggtggaatgGCAAG aTCATGCCCTGGGACTGGGACATCGACACTCAAGTCATGGATACCACATTATTCCATCTCGCCGACCATTTCAACCAGACTGTTGTACAGTATACCACTACCGACCCCGACGTCGAGCGCCGGTACCTCCTGGATATAAACCCGTGGGCGCGTCAACGTGATCGCGGCATGGGACTGAATATAATCGATGCGCGCTGGATCGACATCACCACGGGGCTATACATCGATATCACAGGGCTGAGTCGACTGACGGCCGAGAAGCCCACAGAATGGGAGTGCAAAAATGGGCACAAGTATCAGACACACGATATATACCCACTGCGGAGATCGACGTTTGAGGGCGTGCCAGCCAAGGTGCCCTTTAGGTACGATGGAGTGCTAACAGAGGAGTATACAAAGAAAGCGTTGACCCAAACGCAATTTCACAA TCATACGTGGGATCCGGAACTCGAAGAGTGGGTGCTGGATGTGCC
- a CDS encoding cytochrome P450 monooxygenase afumB (COG:Q;~EggNog:ENOG410Q240;~InterPro:IPR001128,IPR017972,IPR036396;~PFAM:PF00067;~SMCOG1034:cytochrome P450;~TransMembrane:1 (o25-46i);~antiSMASH:Cluster_3.3;~go_function: GO:0005506 - iron ion binding [Evidence IEA];~go_function: GO:0016705 - oxidoreductase activity, acting on paired donors, with incorporation or reduction of molecular oxygen [Evidence IEA];~go_function: GO:0020037 - heme binding [Evidence IEA];~go_process: GO:0055114 - oxidation-reduction process [Evidence IEA]) produces the protein MQDAQETVSNMTALLLPRLSYPGNFRLALAVVALGVTITLLVTKYYRSRRLRRFEQLHGCQKPPNESDRFWYDIFGIAKSIELAYHFRRRTSLSYTNALFERYGETYVSNVLGFRLLFTCNATNIKHLLSTAFVDFDSSPLRRPLFEPITPHGIFTLDGAGWKTSREQLRSRLSNLRKAIDLSLCEQHFQAFLQHVPPDGQSFDIQSCAFNLSLDMQTLFSLGDSVDALSFTQSREKKQFFEDLLLVKNRIVQDGFRGPLRHLVPKRSFLKACKSAREYVMTCVITGLERQGRADKEAKQRSMLKSQVDIDEAPQLADQALSILLANDSMSTTLSGLFYCLSQNERVVHKLRASIIDTIESNPPTWGQLGTLHYVRWVLQEVVLNARVANKNSTLPTGGGAHGDAPILVMEGDIVVFSTWARHRLGQDFGEDPGEFRPERWEQLSGDMAGYIPFNKGPRICPGQHYAMIVLTYIVARIFQTFSTVSDYNTKPWTERISMTFENENGVLVGLS, from the exons ATGCAGGATGCCCAAGAGACCGTTTCAAACATGACAGCACTCCTGCTACCCAGACTCTCCTACCCAGGTAATTTTCGCCTAGCTTTGGCTGTGGTTGCTCTTGGTGTCACGATTACCCTCTTGGTAACTAAATACTACCGGAGCCGAAGATTACGACGATTCGAACAACTTCATGGCTGCCAGAAGCCGCCCAACGAAAGCGACCGCTTTTGGTATGACATCTTCGGAATCGCCAAGTCAATCGAGTTAGCATACCATTTTCGCCGCCGAACGTCTCTCTCGTACACAAATGCACTCTTCGAGAGGTATGGGGAGACTTATGTCTCCAATGTCTTAGGATTTCGGCTGCTATTCACCTGCAACGCGACCAATATCAAGCATCTGCTTTCCACGGCATTTGTCGACTTCGATAGTTCTCCGTTGCGAAGGCCTTTGTTTGAGCCAATCACACCGCATGGGATATTCACCCTTGATGGTGCGGGCTGGAAGACAAGCCGGGAACAGTTGCGAAGTCGGCTCTCTAACCTTCGCAAGGCCATTGATCTTAGCCTTTGTGAGCAGCACTTCCAAGCTTTTCTTCAGCACGTCCCTCCGGATGGACAATCCTTCGATATTCAGTCCTGTGCGTTTAATCTGTCTCTAGACATGCAGACCTTGTTCTCTTTAGGAGATTCTGTTGATGCTCTCAGCTTCACCCAATCtcgagagaagaagcagtttTTCGaggaccttcttcttgttaAGAATAGAATCGTGCAAGATGGCTTCCGTGGCCCGCTGCGACACTTGGTGCCCAAGCGAAGCTTTCTAAAGGCTTGCAAGAGCGCACGAGAATATGTGATGACCTGCGTTATTACAGGATTGGAAAGACAAGGCAGAGCAGACAAGGAGGCAAAACAGCGGTCTATGCTCAAATCACAAGTTGATATAGATGAAGCACCACAGCTTGCCGATCAAGCTTTAAGTATCCTACTCGCAAATGACAGCATGAGCACGACACTCTCGGGACTCTTCTATTGCCTTTCCCAGAACGAGCGCGTGGTGCATAAGCTGCGAGCAAGCATCATTGACACCATTGAATCAAACCCTCCGACATGGGGACAGCTCGGGACACTGCATTATGTCCGCTGGGTCCTTCAAGAAG TTGTTTTGAACGCGAGAGTGGCAAACAAGAATTCAACCTTGCCAACTGGAGGTGGGGCTCATGGTGACGCGCCGATTCTTGTCATGGAAGGAGACATTGTGGTTTTTTCCACCTGGGCTAGGCATCGCTTAGGGCAGGATTTTGGTGAGGATCCTGGGGAGTTTCGTCCAGAACGATGGGAACAACTAAGTGGAGATATGGCTGGCTATATTCCGTTCAACAAGGGTCCTAGAATCTGCCCCGGCC AGCATTATGCTATGATTGTCCTCACGTACATTGTAGCCCGCATATTCCAAACCTTCTCGACCGTGTCGGATTATAATACTAAGCCGTGGACGGAACGGATTAGCATGACTTTTGAGAACGAGAATGGGGTGCTAGTTGGGCTTAGCTAG
- the MDR1_2 gene encoding ABC transporter ATP-binding protein (COG:Q;~EggNog:ENOG410PGKJ;~InterPro:IPR017871,IPR027417,IPR003593,IPR011527, IPR003439,IPR036640;~PFAM:PF00005,PF00664;~SMCOG1288:ABC transporter related protein;~TransMembrane:11 (i49-73o98-124i174-194o200-223i277-308o341-362i711-734o754-774i835-857o863-881i933-958o);~antiSMASH:Cluster_3.3;~go_component: GO:0016021 - integral component of membrane [Evidence IEA];~go_function: GO:0005524 - ATP binding [Evidence IEA];~go_function: GO:0016887 - ATPase activity [Evidence IEA];~go_function: GO:0042626 - ATPase-coupled transmembrane transporter activity [Evidence IEA];~go_process: GO:0055085 - transmembrane transport [Evidence IEA]), translated as MSSQGIPLKVIQPTADTIQTAEIIRSQIHIERSTANIFTIYRSANASQLCMLFLSVCCAIGAGAAMPLVTVVYGNFAREFITGDNNAPDEIRDRVQRLALYLVYIAIWSLVTTAISTFGFNIIGEKISRQLQQKYLASALRQNMAYFDVVGIGELTSHMDQDMKLIQAGISQKVGELLSGLSGFVVAIVCAFIQNGRFAGIMISQPIALLTLIGVLGGSLSVTQRRGLAQYVRADNLAQEVLSAMRSVIAYRSQERYGKRYYEALRRPAELDFRERFIFGMLVAGSFMVMHWANGLGVCISSFLSVFLRQPDESLLTTAKFWQADHLLRQGRCTISEVLTILYAMAVAGGMLSQALPSIVNITQANAAASRVFSVIERKSPIDPSACTGVMHSRVRGEISFEGVHFTYPSRPEGEVLKDVNFVVPAGHTVAFVGPSGSGKSTVFALLERLYHPHSGRIMLDGEPIDAMNVSWLRSQIGYVGQDVTLFRASILDNIAYGLPEAAAEDMDANAIRKLVIEAAKVAQIHDFIASLPEEYNTIVGAHGSNLSGGQKQRLAIARAIISQPAILLLDEATAALDSRCEKAVQEALDNAASGRTTLIIAHRLSTIQNADKIIVMKDGQILGQGSHSELLSTSAMYRELVRYQALETPHRSEDDRLISQIPHSLGAHDEYSKDTLVNFDTVDIPDDGPLAVRSSSSSVRRVWSLNRPELPYTVAGVSFSVLAGITYPVQAIFFGNGIISMINPDLSTDGHNVQFWASMYLTLGIIAFVVYSARGYCFAVSASRLVLRARSQLFKHLIVNDLPFFQDKDNSIGALVSFLASGPRQITGISGTSLGLVAESIVMLATGITIGCIFGWKLGLAATATVPLVVFSSFMQYHTVAQVQKHITRDTGAVAIAHEALSAIKTVTVLGLQKTISASFESESHRDSQSNYWLMFAATYACTTSLRVMSIAFVFWYGGTHLIATGEYNVQQFFICFAATMWGSQSASVLFAHAPDIVGSEAAAARLEKLMQAGISSAAHRKLNNGNANVPSITANVSLRRVNFRYPSHPSRIALNDVSLDVPAGAFIALVGATGSGKSSVINLLERFYTSESGAIALDDMSIEQYDLDSYRGYLALVDQNPCLIGEDLRDCLQSGEVVVSDTEILAALKDVGLADFVLSLPQGLSTSIMANGSTLSGGQRQRMAIAKALLCRPKILLLDEATSALDSASEELVQRTIQRVMKGRTVIAIAHRLKTIVDADEILVFKHGQIVERGSHGKLMQLEGEYWQMARLQSLMGEE; from the exons ATGTCCAGCCAGGGGATCCCACTTAAGGTTATCCAGCCCACTGCTGACACAATACAAACGGCAGAGATCATCCGGTCTCAAATCCATATAGAGCGCAGCACCGCCAACATTTTCACCATTTACCGAAGCGCCAACGCATCCCAGCTATGTATGCTGTTCCTATCAGTGTGCTGCGCAATAGGCGCGGGCGCAGCGATGCCTCTAGTAACCGTTGTGTACGGGAATTTTGCACGCGAATTCATCACCGGAGACAACAATGCACCGGATGAGATTCGAGATCGTGTTCAGCGCCTCGCGCTCTACTTGGTGTATATCG CAATCTGGTCTCTAGTCACCACCGCTATCAGCACGTTTGGCTTCAACATCATTGGGGAAAAGATATCGCGCCAGCTTCAGCAGAAATACCTCGCTTCGGCTTTGCGGCAGAATATGGCTTACTTCGACGTAGTCGGAATTGGAGAGTTGACGTCTCATATGGATCAGGATATGAAACTGATCCAAGCTGGTATCTCGCAAAAAGTTGGTGAGCTGCTTTCTGGGCTGTCTGGCTTTGTGGTTGCTATTGTTTGTGCATTCATCCAGAATGGGCGCTTTGCAGGCATAATGATCTCTCAGCCCATAGCCCTGCTTACACTCATCGGGGTGTTGGGGGGTTCCTTGAGTGTAACACAGCGAAGGGGTCTGGCTCAGTACGTCAGAGCAGATAATCTGGCCCAGGAAGTGCTCAGCGCTATGAGGAGTGTCATTGCTTATCGGAGCCAGGAAAGGTACGGCAAAAGGTATTACGAGGCGTTGCGACGTCCAGCTGAGTTAGACTTCCGGGAGCGCTTCATTTTTGGGATGCTTGTTGCGGGGTCTTTCATGGTTATGCACTGGGCGAATGGTTTGGGTGTATGTATATCGTCTTTCCTTTCGGTGTTTCTGCGACAACCAGATGAGTCCCTGCTGACAACTGCCAAGTTCTGGCAGGCTgatcatctcctccgccaaggGCGTTGCACTATTTCGGAAGTTTTGACTATTCTGTATGCAATGGCCGTTGCAGGAGGAATGCTAAGCCAAGCATTGCCATCCATTGTCAATATCACACAGGCCAATGCGGCCGCCAGTCGTGTCTTCTCAGTCATTGAGCGGAAGTCACCCATAGATCCTTCTGCATGTACCGGGGTGATGCACAGTCGGGTCAGGGGGGAGATTAGCTTCGAAGGTGTACACTTTACATATCCTTCGCGACCTGAAGGGGAGGTTCTAAAAGATGTCAATTTCGTTGTGCCTGCCGGGCATACTGTAGCGTTTGTGGGACCATCCGGGTCTGGGAAATCAACCGTGTTTGCCCTTCTGGAACGACTGTACCATCCTCACAGCGGTCGGATCATGCTGGATGGCGAGCCAATTGATGCCATGAATGTCTCGTGGCTAAGATCGCAGATTGGGTATGTCGGTCAAGACGTCACTTTGTTCCGTGCATCAATACTCGATAACATCGCATATGGGCTTCCCGAAGCTGCAGCTGAG GATATGGACGCAAACGCGATACGAAAGCTGGTAATCGAGGCGGCCAAAGTTGCCCAAATTCACGACTTCATTGCGAGTCTGCCCGAAGAGTACAACACCATAGTTGGGGCACATGGATCGAATCTCTCAGGGGGCCAGAAGCAGCGTCTTGCTATTGCCCGCGCAATCATATCTCAACCAGCAATATTACTGCTGGATGAGGCCACAGCTGCACTTGACAGTCGGTGTGAGAAAGCAGTGCAGGAGGCGCTGGACAACGCCGCCTCAGGACGAACTACCCTAATAATAGCTCATCGGCTGTCGACAATCCAGAATGCCGATAAAATAATCGTCATGAAGGACGGTCAAATCCTAGGTCAGGGCTCCCATTCAGAGTTATTGAGTACATCTGCGATGTACCGAGAATTAGTGAGATATCAGGCGCTTGAAACACCCCACCGATCAGAGGACGACAGGCTTATCAGCCAAATACCCCATTCGTTGGGCGCTCACGATGAATATTCCAAAGATACCTTGGTCAATTTTGATACGGTGGATATACCAGACGACGGCCCATTAGCAGTACGGTCGTCCAGTAGCAGTGTCAGGCGAGTTTGGAGTCTCAATAGACCAGAGTTGCCATATACAGTCGCTGGCGTGAGCTTCAGCGTTTTGGCTGGAATAACATATCCGGTTCAAGCTATCTTCTTCGGTAACGGGATCATATCAATGATCAATCCTGACCTCAGTACCGATGGACATAATGTTCAATTCTGGGCCTCTATGTATCTTACCCTCGGTATTATCGCATTTGTGGTTTATTCTGCACGGGGATATTGCTTTGCCGTGTCCGCATCACGGTTGGTTCTCCGAGCCCGCTCGCAGTTGTTTAAGCATTTGATTGTGAACgatctccccttcttccaggACAAAGACAACTCAATTGGTGCATTGGTCAGCTTCCTTGCATCTGGACCTCGGCAAATCACTGGCATTTCGGGAACATCACTGGGGCTTGTGGCTGAAAGCATTGTGATGCTCGCGACCGGAATTACCATCGGATGTATCTTTGGGTGGAAGCTTGGTCTTGCTGCGACAGCAACGGTCCCATTAGTAGTTTTTTCCAGCTTCATGCAATACCATACCGTGGCGCAGGTACAAAAGCACATCACGCGTGATACTGGTGCTGTCGCCATTGCACATGAAGCCCTATCTGCCATCAAGACTGTAACAGTCCTTGGTCTGCAAAAGACCATCAGCGCATCGTTCGAAAGTGAAAGCCATCGAGACAGCCAAAGCAATTACTGGCTCATGTTTGCCGCGACATATGCGTGCACCACTTCCCTCCGCGTGATGAGCATCGCTTTCGTTTTCTGGTACGGCGGTACACACCTAATCGCGACTGGCGAATACAATGTCCAGcagttcttcatctgctttgCAGCTACAATGTGGGGATCACAGTCTGCGTCCGTGCTATTCGCCCATGCTCCTGACATCGTAGGCtctgaagctgctgctgctcgactGGAGAAGCTGATGCAAGCCGGAATATCGTCAGCCGCCCACAGAAAACTGAATAATGGCAACGCTAACGTGCCAAGTATCACCGCAAACGTTTCGCTGCGACGCGTCAACTTCAGATATCCAAGCCATCCATCTCGGATAGCCTTGAACGACGTCAGTCTCGATGTGCCAGCGGGTGCCTTTATTGCTCTTGTTGGTGCTACAGGCAGCGGGAAGAGTTCAGTGATAAATTTGCTGGAGCGCTTCTATACCAGCGAATCTGGCGCAATAGCACTAGATGATATGTCCATTGAACAATATGACCTCGACAGTTACCGAGGGTATCTAGCACTGGTCGACCAAAACCCTTGTCTTATTGGTGAAGACCTGCGCGACTGCCTGCAGAGTGGTGAGGTGGTCGTATCAGACACCGAGATTCTAGCCGCGCTAAAGGACGTTGGGTTAGCCGATTTTGTG CTGTCACTTCCTCAAGGATTAAGCACCTCCATCATGGCGAACGGATCGACCCTGTCTGGGGGGCAGCGCCAGCGCATGGCCATCGCGAAGGCGCTTCTATGTCGACCAAAGATTCT TCTACTTGATGAGGCAACCTCTGCCCTGGACTCCGCCTCAGAGGAACTAGTCCAGAGGACAATTCAGCGTGTGATGAAAGGGCGAACGGTCATCGCTATTGCCCATCGACTAAAGACGATTGTCGATGCTGATGAGATCTTAGTATTCAAGCATGGACAGATTGTAGAAAGAGGTAGCCACGGGAAGTTGATGCAACTTGAGGGTGAGTATTGGCAGATGGCCAGGTTACAGTCGCTGATGGGGGAAGAATGA